A region of Salvelinus alpinus chromosome 6, SLU_Salpinus.1, whole genome shotgun sequence DNA encodes the following proteins:
- the LOC139577778 gene encoding NACHT, LRR and PYD domains-containing protein 3-like, whose product MSLSGEREEETTASKMSLSGEREEETTASKTSLSGEREETTASKMSLSGEREEGTPASKMTQDTSSQSVQKPRAESPTTSLLSMKSDQPPAFSQEPLPDDNKEVESLDSEDALKITQNLLDRRSETLLTVQQDIKAKLKHKYQHISEGIGHHGNQSLLKDIYTELYITEGGSGGLNNEHEVRQIEMASKKQTTQEKPIKFNDIFKPLPGQDKPIRTVLTKGIAGIGKTVSVQKVILDWAEGKANQDVNFMFPLPFRDLNLKRDQYSLMQLLSHYFPELKEIDSIEVGEIKTVFIFDGLDECRLPLDFNNNEKCCDVTKPTSVDVLLTNLIEGNLLPSALLWITTRPAAANQIPPECVDQVTEVRGFNDPQKDEYFRKKITDQNLVNDIIKHMKTSRSLHIMCHMPVFCWISATVLEMILNEAEKDEVPKTLTQMYSHFILIQIIVKNKKYNKATETNPKELSQSDKEMILKLAKLAFQQLQKGNLIFYEEDLRECGLDVTEASEYSALCTEIFKEESGLYQGKVYSFVHLSIQEFLAAVHALESCLGKKENVFSPTSDDEEKESIQLSDLHRRAVDQALKSENGHLDLFLRFLLGLSLESNQNLLRGLLTQTGSTTQTNEKTVRYLSYKIEEESSPERIINLFHCLNELGANSLVEDMQTSLRSGTLSETRLKPDQCSALAYLLLMSEEVLEEFDLKTYNTYKEGYQRLLPVVKTCKRALLSGCNLTYESCETLASALQTPNSPLRELDLSNNDLEDRGVELLCVGLTSPCRNIQTLVLAGCKLTYKSCETLASALQTPNSPLRELDLSYNDLRDRGVELLCVGLTSPLCNIQTLVLGQCGLTEGCCSNLASVLSSPNSQLKQLELRDNDLQDSGVTLLSAGLEDPDCKLHTMGLSGCLVTEEGCAALSSALRSNPSHLKELDLSYNHPGDSAGGLLSSALVDPTYKLMKLNVDHGGECRLKSGLRKYACHLTLDPSTANQYLILSEGNRKVTLVEEKQHYEDHPDRFDFSPQVLCREGLSGCRYYWEVERRGTGAYIGLVYKGMKRKAGEDDSRTGHNSKIGANRKSWCLVCSDSSYRFYHAGVSRSISRRVWRRSLSGPVPNRVGVYLDWPAGTLSFYSVSSSGTLAHLYTEHTTFTEPLYPGFGVISSSSVTLCEIDDQHIQRDHGGESWIKPGPENTRDHGGECWIKPGPEKWILQSCKTCDDSEDSTHWLQIEPLTSTVQEVTMFRHRTPKGSYECTVSGLRWLCERDVILKYHFRNWEPYSQLLKDMQYTQGGPLLDITMELGELEEVHLPHFVCLGTNPSLRNEMKVLHVEEHGVSFEEVHEVTRFHAKILHPKFSAISLILRLLSWNIDVHCDVVLYLAVKRSTVISRLYLLLRNSSQKEAVREREKDQLSQGYKEFLLPSPNGPLKLNSSFAFKNPRSTSINPEKIQLLPADITPSCCQMIMGNTGVDIEMELIGDDERTVWKSVVSKDVYSNDSHPISLILLGIPAEEFLKKHRPELIQRAKNPKPIADVLRSKGMIGDEEYSRITAETTEQERMRELLNAVLPKGPEVMGACLKALSEHEHHLVKYLSDSST is encoded by the exons atgagtctctctggggagagagaggaggagaccactgcctctaaaatgagtctctctggggagagagaggaggagaccactgcctctaaaacgagtctctctggggagagagaggaaaccactgcctctaaaatgagtctctctggggagagagaggaggggactcCTGCTTCTAAAATGACTCAAGACACCAGTTCTCAGAG tgtccaGAAGCCCAGAGCAGAGTCACCTACAACCAGCCTGCTATCAATGAAGAGTGATCAGCCACCTGCTTTCAGCCAGGAACCATTACCAGATGACAATAAGGAAGTGGAGAGTTTGGACAGTGAGGATGCATTAAAGATCACACAAAACCTTCTGGACAGAAGAA GTGAAACTCTGCTGACAGTCCAACAAGACATTAAGGCTAAACTGAAACACAAGTATCAACACATATCTGAAGGAATTGGACACCATGGAAACCAAAGTCTGTTAAAGGACatctacacagagctctacatcacagagggtggaaGTGGAGGGCTCAATAATGAACATGAGGTTAGACAGATAGAGATGGCATCCAAGAAACAAACCACACAAGAGAAACCAATCAAATTCAACGACATCTTCAAGCCTTTACCTGGACAAGACAAACCTATCAGAACTGTGCTGACAAAAGGAAtcgctggcattggaaaaacagtctctgtgcagaagGTCATCCTTGACTGGGCAGAGGGAAAAGCAAATCAGGACGTTAATTTCATGTTTCCTCTTCCTTTCCGTGATCTGAACCTGAAAAGGGACCAATACAGTCTGATGCAACTTCTTTCCCACTACTTCCCAGAGCTGAAAGAGATTGACAGCATTGAAGTTGGTGAAATCAAAACTGTTTTCATTTTTGATGGTCTGGACGAGTGTCGACTTCCTCTAGACTTCAATAACAATGAGAAGTGCTGTGATGTcactaagccaacctcagtggACGTGCTGCTGACAAACCTCATCGAGGGgaatctgcttccctctgctctcctctggataACCACAAGGCCTGCAGCAGCCAATCAGATCCCTCCTGAGTgtgttgaccaggtgacagaggtacgagggttcaATGATCCACAGAAGGACGAGTATTTCAGGAAGAAAATCACAGATCAGAATCTGGTCAATGATATCATCAAACACATGAAgacatcaaggagcctccacatcatgtgccacatgCCAGTCTTCTGTTGGATATCAGCCACTGTCCTTGAGATGATACTGAATGAGGCAGAGAAGGATGAAGTCCCCAAAACTCTGACCCAGATGTACTCGCACTTCATTCTCATCCAAATCATTGTGAAGAACAAGAAGTACAACAAAGCCACAGAGACAAACCCAAAGGAACTGTCTCAGTCAGACAAAGAGATGATCCTGAAACTGGCAAAGCTGGCTTTCCAACAGCTGCAGAAGGGCAACCTGATCTTCTATGAGGAGGACCTGAGAGAGTGTGGCCTTGATGTCACAGAGGCATCAGAGTACTCAGCATTGTGTACAGAGATCTTTAAAGAAGAATCTGGGCTGTACCAAGGGAAGGTCTACAGCTTTGTGcatctgagcattcaggagtttctAGCAGCAGTGCATGCTTTAGAATCATGTCTGGGCAAGAAGGAAAATGTTTTCTCCCCCACTAGTGATGATGAAGAGAAGGAGTCAATCCAGTTGTCTGACTTACACAGGAGAGCAGTGGACCAGGCCTTGAAGAGTGAGAATGGACACCTGGACCTGTTCCTCCGCTTCCTTCTGGGTCTctcactggagtccaatcagaaTCTGTTACGAGGCCTTCTGACACAGACAGGAAGTACAACACAGACGAATGAGAAAACAGTCAGGTACCTTTCATACAAGATCGAGGAGGAATCCTCACCAGAAAGGATCATCAACTtgttccactgtctgaatgaactTGGTGCCAACTCTCTAGTTGAAGACATGCAGACCTCCCTGCGATCAGGAACTCTTTCAGAAACAAGACTAAAACCTGACCAATGTTCAGCCCTGGCCTACCTGTTACTGATGTCAGAGGAGGTGCTGGAGGAGTTTGACCTGAAGACATACAACACATATAAGGAAGGTTATCAGAGGTTGCTGCCGGTAGTGAAAACCTGCAAGAGAGCact actgTCTGGCTGTAACCTCACATATGAATCCTGTGAGACTCTGGCCTCAGCTCTGCAGACACCAAACTCCCCCCTGAGAGAACTGGACCTCAGCAACAATGACCTGGAAGACAGAGGAGTGGAGCTGCTCTGTGTTGGACTAACCAGTCCATGCCGCAACATACAGACACTAGT actAGCTGGCTGTAAACTCACATATAAATCCTGTGAGACTCTGGCCTCAGCTCTGCAGACACCAAACTCCCCCCTGAGAGAACTGGACCTCAGCTACAATGacctgagagacagaggagtggagCTGCTCTGTGTTGGACTAACCAGTCCACTCTGCAACATACAGACACTAGT TCTTGGTCAGTGTGGTCTGACAGAGGGTTGCTGTTCAAATCTTGCCTCAGTCCTGAGTTCACCCAACTCACAACTGAAACAACTGGAGCTGAGAGACAATGACCTGCAAGACTCAGGAGTTACACTGCtgtctgctggactggaggatccagACTGTAAACTACACACAATGGG gctgtctggctgtctggtcacagaggagggctgtgctgctctgtcttcagctctgaggtcaaacccctcccACCTGaaagagctggacctgagctacaatcacccaggagactctGCAGGGGGACTGCTTTCATCTGCTCTGGTGGATCCCACATATAAACTGATGAAGCTGAA TGTGGATCATGGTGGAGAGTGCAGGCTGAAATCAGGGCTGAGGAAAT ATGCCTGTCATCTCACCCTGGACCCAAGTACAGCAAACCAATACCTGATACTGTCTGAGGGGAACAGGAAGGTGACATTGGTGGAAGAGAAGCAGCATTATGAAGACCATCCAGACAGATTTGATTTTTCTCCCCAAGTTCTCTGCAGAGAAGGCTTATCTGGATGTCGTTATTACTGGGAGGTGGAGAGGCGTGGTACCGGGGCTTACATTGGTCTGGTGTACAAAGGAATGAAGAGGAAGGCAGGGGAGGATGACAGTAGGACTGGACACAATAGTAAGATTGGAGCCAATAGGAAGTCCTGGTGTTTAGTCTGCTCTGATAGCAGTTATCGCTTTTACCATGCTGGAGTCAGCAGATCCATctctcgtcgtgtttggaggagatCCCTCTCTGGTCCTGTTCCTAACAGAGTTggagtgtatctggactggccagcTGGTACTTTGTCCTTCTATAGTGTGTCCTCCTCTGGTACACTGGCACACCtttacacagaacacaccacatTCACTGAACCCCTCTATCCTGGGTTTGGGGttatctcctcctcctcagtgaccctgTGTGAGATAGATGACCAACACATTCAGAG AGACCATGGTGGAGAGAGTTGGATCAAGCCTGGACCTGAGAACACCAGAGACCATGGTGGAGAGTGTTGGATCAAGCCTGGACCTGAGAAAT GGATTCTTCAGAGCTGTAAGACTTGTGACGATAGTGAG GACTCCACACACTGGCTTCAGATTGAACCATTGACTTCCACTGTCCAGGAAGTGACAATGTTCAG GCACAGGACACCCAAAGGGAGTTATGAGTGCACAGTGTCTGGGCTCCGCtggctgtgtgagagagatgtcATTCTGAAGTATCACTTCAGGAACTGGGAACCCTACAGTCAACTTCTGAAAGACATGCAGTACACACAAGGTGGTCCATTGCTGGACATCACTATGGAGTTAGGTGAACTGGAGGAAGTTCATCTGCCACACTTTGTCTGTTTAG GGACCAACCCTTCCCTGAGGAATGAGATGAAGGTTCTTCATGTTGAGGAACATGGAGTGTCTTTCGAGGAAGTACATGAGGTCACCAGATTCCATGCTAAGATTCTCCATCCCAAGTTCTCAGCTATCTCTCTGATACTGAGATTACTGTCTTGGAACATAGATGTCCACTGTGACGTGGTCCTCTATTTGGCAGTAAAAAGGTCAACAGTAATATCAAGGCTGTACCTGCTCCTCAGAAACTCCAGTCAGAAAGAG GCTGTTCGGGAACGGGAGAAAGATCAGCTGTCCCAAGGATATAAAGAATTTCTCCTGCCAAGTCCAAACGGGCCCTTAAAGCTGAACAGTTCGTTTGCGTTCAAGAATCCCCGCTCCACTTCCATCAATCCAGAG AAGATTCAGCTGTTACCTGCAGACATCACACCAAGCTGTTGTCAGATGATTATGGGAAACACAGGGGTTGACATTGAGATGGAGTTAATTGGGGATGATGAGAGGACAGTATGGAAATCAGTGGTATCAAAAG ATGTGTACAGCAACGATTCTCATCCAATAT CATTAATACTCCTTGGGATTCCTGCTGAGGAGTTTCTGAAGAAACACAGGCCTGAACTCATTCAGCGAGCCAAAAACCCAAAGCCAATAGCAGATGTTCTGCGGTCAAAAGGCATGATTGGTGATGAAGAGTACTCCAGAATAACAGCTGAAACAACTGAACAGGAGCGAATGAGAGAACTACTGAATGCAGTCCTCCCTAAAGGACCAGAAGTGATGGGAGCTTGTCTCAAAGCTCTCAGTGAACATGAACACCATCTTGTTAAGTACTTGAGTGACTCTAG CACCTAA